The Flavobacterium marginilacus genome window below encodes:
- a CDS encoding DUF2809 domain-containing protein: protein MINNYSKPMLAFNRKYFFLTILIFIIEVLIALYLHDEIIRPYIGDVLVVILIYCFIKSFLKLPVLPLAIFVLLFSFSIEFLQYLNIVEKLGLQKSKLARTVIGTSFAWIDLVCYIAGIIIVLITEKVSAKN, encoded by the coding sequence TTGATTAACAACTATTCAAAACCTATGCTGGCATTCAACAGAAAATACTTCTTCTTAACAATTCTAATTTTTATCATAGAGGTTTTAATTGCATTATACCTTCATGATGAGATTATTCGCCCGTATATCGGCGATGTATTGGTTGTGATTCTGATTTACTGTTTTATAAAATCATTTTTAAAATTACCTGTTTTACCCCTTGCAATATTCGTTTTACTATTTTCGTTTAGTATAGAATTTCTTCAGTATTTAAATATTGTTGAAAAACTCGGTCTGCAAAAATCAAAGCTGGCCAGAACAGTTATTGGCACATCATTTGCCTGGATTGATTTAGTATGCTATATTGCGGGAATTATTATTGTTCTTATTACAGAGAAAGTTTCTGCAAAAAATTGA